From Gossypium raimondii isolate GPD5lz chromosome 11, ASM2569854v1, whole genome shotgun sequence:
CTTTCCATTAAGCTATGGAAAACAGAGTTAGGCTTAGTTTAGCTTTAGACGTATTTTgagtttttgaataattttattggaattattaatttttttatgaacaagattaattattgaatgaagATTGCTGGTTAAGGGTAAGCCAGCTTGTGGTGTAATGACAAAATGTTTTCGACTCGAAACTAAATGTGAGATACATGAGTTATCGGTTGGATCGAGAATTGATTGTAATATTAATCTAAAAAGAGATATCAAATCGGGTAATTTGTGAATCGATACagattaattaaatcaaattaaaattaattgaatccTCATCGACATCAGCCAAGACAAAGAGTTCCATTGAACTTTGATTCTTCGTTTCGTTTTAAAAATATCTTCGATTTATTGACATCTTCTTCGTCTTTCAAGTAATTTATACAAGCAACTAAACTTTTTTCATTCGGTACCATGACATAAAATAATACAGTTTTCCTCCTTTTAGTCTAATTCAATTTACTAGGGTCTCGACTtctctaaaatatatttttgggaATAAGCAAAAGGCAAGAAATTCGGAATTCGATTATCATAAGTTAAAGCCCGAGAAAcggaaataataaaattaaaatctgtCATAAATCCTTGTactctttttaaaattagaatttagacTCTACtcattttgaattgaatatttaataattttatatatttttcttttattaaacatttatacatatacaatatattattttaatgtttacattatagtaatatatattattatagatataatttacattttggtcactaaactattagtaaatttacgttttaGTTAATGAATATTGATCTTTTATACTGATTATTGACTTGTGACTTAGAGCTCTCTAGTCAAActttaaaaagcaaaaaaacttaacaatcaagtgacttaaataaaaaacttttaaatagtttagtgatttaaatgaaagcttttgaatatttcaatgatcaatttgtaactttttgaagttgaaagatcaaaacgtaaattttttaatagtttagtggCCTTGTTATAGTTtacccaataaaataattaagattgGAATTCGAGCTTGGATGGATGAGGCTGCGAAGAGGTCATcaaaatcaaactaaatttttcaaaaattgctAAATCAACCCaataagatttaaatttataagAGCAGGTCCAACTTCTTTTCcctattaatataattactgTTTCAACTAGTACTTGCAAAGATCCAAGACAAGCCTTCACAACCTTCCATTTTCCGACTTAAAGCTCAGATCAATAACCTCGCCGGCGAGACGCTTTTTCACCGTTGAAATCCAGGTAACTCCTATTTCTCCGGTTAAAACCTGTGCTTCAGCCGTTGACGGCGGCGTTTTTTTTTGCCTTCTGCTTctttttagtttaggttttcgAATTGtgtagaaaacaaaattttatagacatatttctttgtttattgttaacaatttaactgaaaataatgaaaaaaaagctTTCCTCAAtgttaattttaagaaatttggaCATTTTTCCTAAATTGTACTATGGGAGCACTAGATTCAAATTCTGATTATGGCTAATTTTAGGCTTGTTGTTCTTTGGTGTGGTTTGCTTTTGGggcatttgttcaatttagagCTTGCCATCGtgtttcatcttcatcttcttgtGTTCTCTCTGCAATTTATATTGACTCTTTCAGATATTTGTTTTAAGTGTTAGGCTGACTAGAGATGGCAACAGCTACATATCCACCACCGCCACCGTTTTACAGGCTCTACAAAGATTACTTACAAAACCCTAAATCAGCACCGGAGCCTCCGCCGCCTATTGAAGGCACTTACGTTTGCTTTGGTGGCAACTATACCGtcagtttctttttttctccttttttatttgtaaattactTATTACCAttagtaaattatttatgttgtttctTTTGGATGTAGACCGATGATGTGCTTCCGAGTTTGGAAGATCAAGGGGTTCGCCAACTCTACCCCAAGGGACCTAATATTGGTAATTTCTATATCTTGCTTATCGATTTTATGAATTGTAAAATGGAATTCGTTTTAGCATGCTTCGTTCATGGTTGCTTTCTGGTTGTAGgtgggtaaaagtaccatgaatgTCTTTGTattaggagtcagattgcattttgcctcttttactcaaaaaaatgtataaattagcCCCTGTATATTGTCCTTTCTGTtgaaattttcatctatttctacgGTTAAAAACTGATGTGGTTGATATTATAACTAGAAAGTTATACCAGCTGTatatagggaccaatttttaagagtagaaattgatgaaatttttaactaaagGATCAATTTGCTGTTTGATCTAACGTAGagattaatttgctcattttttgagtTGAGGGGGGGGGGCAAAATACAATCCTACTCTTAGTATAAGGACCTCAATGGTATTTTTACCATTGTAGGTGATTTTTTAAGCTTAATTGggctaaattaatattttcactaTCAGTTTTTGAAAGGAGTCTTTTGGGTATTCAGACAGTATAAATTAGTGATGAGAATATGTTTGAGTGTAATCTAATTTCATGGAGCGGAAATTAGGAGATatttttttagtgaatttttagTTCAGTTTATGCTTAATATGTCTTTGCCATGGGTTCATGTGGTTATAGAACGGTTGCATAATTGAATTCTctgataaaattttcactttgCTGATATACTTACTGAAGAACATTTTGACCACTTCTAGATTTCAAGAAGGAATTGAGGTCGCTTAACAGAGAATTGCAACTACATATTTTGGAGCTCGCAGATGTTCTCGTCGAGAGACCATCACAATACGCTAGACAAGTGGAGGAGATATCTCTCATATTCAAGAACTTGCACCACTTGCTGAATTCATTGCGCCCCCATCaggtaaaagaaaaacattatcGCATTATCTCGACTTCTTTTGTTCTGCTTGGTAAATGCTTTTGAATCCATTCGGTTctatatttgtttattgtttattgtttatgCAGGCTAGAGCAACACTAATTCACATTCTAGAACTTCAGATACAACGGCGTAAAGAAGCTCTGGAGGATATTAAGAGGTGTGTTCCTAAAAATATTGGAGATGCAGCTCCCAACTAATTTTTCTGCTGAAAGAGAATGATTTGTTCTTTGAGCATGCTTTGaagaattatatgaaatatgatcATTTATGCCAATGATATTGGTTAATGGcttaggatgaaattgaatcttCTCGTTTTTATCCCCTTCCTCGTTCACTAGGGCCAGTTTATCATGTTATTTATCACATTCCCACTAAAATTCTCCGATGTCATGCATGTATTAGAGATAATGATTAATGGCCTAGGATGAAATCGAATCTTCTTGTGtgtctttttttcccttttcactTGCTCACTAGGGGGAATTTTTACTCCCGAGAATGTAGAAGAGTGCATGTCCCTTGCACCGGAGACAAAGGACATTCCTCTCAGAATTCTCATAAGGTTTTCATTGTCACTGCCTAAATATCCTTAAATTTCAACTGGTTCTTGTATTAATAGCCATCCTGTGCAAGTTCACTATTTCTTACATCTACAGATACGGTTAGCAAAATTACGGAATTTACTTGCATAGTTCTTCAActttgttttgttgtttgtCCAGGAGGCGAGAAGAAGCACGAAGACTACTCAAGGAATCGCTCGGGACCTTAGATGGACAGTAGAATTTCAAGTTTGAGCTgaaatttcaaatcatttccTTATAAGGTCGATTCCGTAAACCGAACTAACATTTCTCATGAATCCTACTAGTTTGAAATAGATCCAGTGTTTGTAGTTAAAAAGCTTCATATTCTCCCAACTTGAGTTAGTTTAGTTTTTgtattaatgtgaaatttgtaTCTGTTTATATTGAAATCACTTGCAGACAAAATATCTGGTATTCCGATAGCATTTCCTTGATcagtttagttttttatttcactGTTAGTACATGGTTGTCGGTTCTGTACCAGTAGCTCACTGTTTCGACCCTAAGCCAATACGAAGTATTctgtgttttattttggtcaaaatttagGTGTGTTTTGATTCGTTTTAGTCaagattttagtatttaaaactagattttaatattatcttaataattttttattaatatattggTATACATAAACTTAGTACCCACTGCGAAGAAGGGATCGAGTTTGGATCTTGGGAAGAGATTTATAGAAAACAATATTATTGGTTGTTGGAACCAAGATGGAATGGTTGGTTGGATCAATTGGATTAAGAACAAATGATTGGTATGTCAATCCGAACAAAGAGTTGAACTGGTTTTGAACTGACTTTTGAGCGAATCACTCAGAACtgattaaattgagttaaaaatttgattgagtcagtgattgaattgaattttttttttttgtgaaattttatgaacttatttaatgaaaattagacTAATAGATAGAATCGGTCAAACCgataataatattgtaataagAACTTTTAATACTAAAAGTTATCAAAAGGTTAGGAACAAATCAACATTCTTTTGTAGAAAaggtgaaaaaataatttaaaaactagtGAAACACATTCAAAAAGCCTTTCCAAACAAAAATTATGACGAAAACTAAATATCAAGGAATTAATTATCTGTTTgacattaaaatcaaaattaaataataaaaatacccATGTAATACAGTAATACTATTgcctaataattttattatttatcatctaattctaattttagtcccttatgttctttttaagaatttaaattatgatcATATTGATTAACATATAGAATTATTACTTTAGTCCCTTATgttctttttaagaatttaaattatgatcATATTGATTAACATATAGAATTATTACAGGTAAAATTAAACACTACAAAACATGAATCGGACATAATTTGCCTAAATTAGAATAGCTTTGAACGAGACCCATGTATATCGAGATTTAATGTGGCAGGATTTAAGTCAGAATAAATCTGAACAATATctacacataatttacataagaTGACACTGGAACTTAACCACTAAAAATCCGaaatcttaatttttgtttacTGTAACAAGGCATCATTAACTTTATTCTCCTttcgttaaaattttagaattccACATGGCTGGATCAATCTACTtctacaatattttttaaatagttaattgataaaaaatagaTGCTTCCCTTAAAGTAATGACATACATATCTTTTGCtgttatttattcatgtatatagTTAGAATTATGTTGAGTTTACATATTATCTTGAGGTGCTTATGGTCGGGTTGAGGTTAAagatgatattaatatattttatgtttgtttaagttCGCTTGACtcgaaatatgaatttaaaattttgcccaaactTGCAAAAGACTAACTCAAATCCATTTTAAGCatgtctatttttttaaaaaaaaaatatatatatatattattttaagctttaataaatttatacatttttattaattaaaattttttatatagttatcttaatattattttaatgtttacttagagtagtattatacatttagtataggtttatttttttaatgtgttctaaattacataatataaggTATAATGAACATAAAAACAGGTCAGGCTCggcccatattttaaacgggtTTAATTTTGTTGCCGAAGCTTATTTTTTGGGCTTAATACTTTTACCCAAACTCTCCCAAATTTTGATCGGGCCTTTGGGCTTAGGCGGGTAACCCGACCCATGAATAGATTTAATATCatcaaatagaaaattaaattatttcaagttaaaggattaagttttgaatttcagcaaaataaaaggactaaaataaaatagaacttaatttatttaagtctCCAACGGGCAACAGCCCGTTATGGagggtgaatttttttttatataattataactcaagccACCAAATTCTACGGTCACCAAACTATCTTCCGTAGATTTTTTCTCACACTCTCCTTACAAAATCTGTACGCAACATAAAATATACGCAAGAGAAAatccaaagaaaagaaaagaaaagaaaaaaccaagGAAGAAAAAATTAGGCTTTTGATTcgattttgtttgtttgttttttttttcttacaccATAAAGTAGCACCATCCCcccacaaaaaagaaaaaaaaaatactgacCCCATTTTTCCCAAAGGAAATTCGAACAAGGTTTCTGCTGTTTCTCTCATTCATCTCTCATTCATTCtctttaaatttgtgttttcctgatattttttatgtttgtcgAGTTTGGGTTATTTATGTTCTTTGTTAACGTTGTTTAAATTGTGTTTGATTGgattttatctataaaaaaaaggagaggatAAGATGGCATTTTAaaggatttgaaattttgggtttttgtttttgtttgattagggtttttataggactttttttgggttttttttaggGTTTGGGAAACTATGAGAACTTCATGGGCGGATTCTGTGTCAAATTCTGCAGCTGAAATTGCAATTTCGGACAAAAATTCATTACCTCGTCCTACTCGTTCCACTTATGTCCCTCCCCACCTTCGTAGCGGTTCAATTTCCGACCTGTCAGGTCCGGTTAGCGGGACCAATGGTGGGTCCCGTTGGACCGGCAGTGATGGTGGAGGGACAAAGCCTGAACTCAGGCGTCAAGGACAGGCGAATAGTTATGCTACAGCCGGACGAGATGCCGCTGccggtggtggtggtggtggtcgGAATAATAGAAGTGGAGGTTGGGATAGGAGAGAAAGGGAAGTAAACCCATTTGGTAATGAAGATaaaatttatgatataaaacaaaattttagtgaACAAGAGAATTCCGGTATCAATTTTGATGCATACGAAGATATTCCAGTGGAAGTTAGTGGTGAAAATGTACCACCGCCTGTAAATACTTTTGCCGAGATAGATTTAggtgaaattttgaatca
This genomic window contains:
- the LOC105761677 gene encoding mediator of RNA polymerase II transcription subunit 7a, producing MATATYPPPPPFYRLYKDYLQNPKSAPEPPPPIEGTYVCFGGNYTTDDVLPSLEDQGVRQLYPKGPNIDFKKELRSLNRELQLHILELADVLVERPSQYARQVEEISLIFKNLHHLLNSLRPHQARATLIHILELQIQRRKEALEDIKRRREEARRLLKESLGTLDGQ